GGGAGGACGGCCGGCGGCCGCGAAGGGGATTTGACGTCGATCTCCATCAACTTCGAACAGGGTCATGCGTTTGGCCTGAATCGACCGGCCGGCCGCGCCGCGGAAGCCGTGCGGTTCGACCTCGACGACGCCCTGGACGCGCGGAGTCTGGGTGAGCCGCGAGCGCGGATGGAAGAGATCGTGAAGCGGTGCGGGGGATCGTAGCGCACCCGCCTGCTCGGACCCCTCCAGATCGGGGATCCGCCCGCGACTCCGACTCGGGCTTCGGGAGCGAGCCCTGCGGCGCGTGGCCCCGAGGTGAACGATGAGTGACGATCGGCGAACGTACAGCGACGAGGAGTTCGCGCTCGTGCTGCGGAAGGCCGCGGAGCTGGCCGAGACACCGGACGGGCGCGCGACGCCGTCGAACGGACTGACCCTGTCCGAGATGAAGGCGGCGGCGGCGCAGGCCGGGTTCGACCCGACCCTGGTGGAGCGCGCTGCTCGCCTCCTCTCCACGCGTTCCTCCGCGCCGCCGTCCGTCGTGGAGCGGCTGATCGGAGGCCGGCTGCGGCACGGCCAGGAGGCGCACTTCCCGATCACATTGGACGAAGCTGAGGCGGCGCGACTGCTGTCGGCGCTGCAGATCGAGATCGCCCGACCCGGGACCGGTCACTCCAGCGCGATGGGGCTGGCCTGGCATTCCTCGGATGACGTGGATGTCGTTCGCGTCACTGCGCGATCGGATCCGGACGGGACATCGATCGCAGTCGACCTCGACCGTCGCGGCACCCTGGCGGTGACCGGGACGGTCACGCTGCTCTCCTCCCTCACCGCGTGGATCGTCATGGTGGTCGTCGGCAACGAGGTGAGTCCGGTGTTGGGCGCTGCCGTGGGCGCCACCGGCCTGGGTGGCGCGCTCGCGGTGGCCCGCGGCTACTGGTCCTCGTCGAGTCGGAAGGCTCGCGAGCAGGTGGAGGGCGTGATCGACTCCGTCAGCCGATTCCTCAGCGCGCCAAGGACCGCTGCTCCTCCCGAAGCCGGTGAAAGCACCGGGACGGAAGCCCCGCGCCCGTGACTTCACGACAGCCGCCGGATCTCACGCCCGCGCACCCGCCCTCCCTGATCGACGAGGCCCTGCATCGCGTGCGGTCCGCCCCCACAGCCAGGGTTCCGGACCTGCGCGCGGTGCGTCGAGCCGTATCCTGGGACTGCAGGGACCTCAGGGCCGACGACGTGTTCGGTCTCGCCGATCATCTGCTGCGCAGCCCCGACGTCCCGCGGTGGTTCGTCTACGAGCTGGTCTCCGCGCATCCCGTGGCCATGGCAGCCCTCGACGTGGCGGCCCTGGAACGACTCGGAGAGGGGATGAAGTCGTGGGGCGAGGTGGACCCGTTCGCCTGCTTCCTGTCCGGTGTCGCTTGGCGGGAGGGACGGATCGCCGATGCGGACATCCACCGCTGGGCCGCGGATGCCGATCGGTGGTGGCGCCGGGCAGCCCTGGTCAGCACGGTGCCCCTCAACCTGCGATCGCGTGGTGGGACGGGCGACGTGCGTCGCACGCTGCGGGTATGTGATCTGCTGCGGGCCGACCGCGACGACATGGTCGTCAAGGCCATGTCCTGGGCCGTGCGCGCACTCGTGCCGCACGATCCTGGCGCCGTCCGGAAGTACATCCAGCGGTATCGAGGCGAGCTCGCGCCCCGGGTGGTCCGCGAGGTCACGCACAAGCTCGAGACGGGATTGAAGAGCGGCGCGCGACGATGACGGTCGGGCATCACCCGACCGGCATCCGCAGTCCCACGAGCAGGGGTACGTGCACGTCGTCCCAGCCGTCGGGCACCTCGACGCGGACCTGGAGTCGCACGATGCCCCGATCCCACCAGACCCGTCCATGGGGTTGGGCGCGCCACCCCGCGGACCGGTGCAACGCGCCGATCCCGGCCCCGAGGCCCAGCGGGCCGGCTGCGAGCGACAGATCGGCTCCGAGCGATTGCCCACCGCGGTCGCAGCCATCCGAGCACGAGACGCCGATCCCTCGCGTCGCGGCGTAGGCCGTCAGCGCCGCCCGGCCGCTGCGGATCTCCATCTCCGCCACCGCGGTCATCCCGCCCGAGGCGACATGGCCGTTGTCGGCGATGGCCGCGAACCCCACCGACGGGACGAAGGTGAGCGCATGCCCGGACCGCTCCTGGGCGTGCGCGACGCTCGCGCCCGTGCCGGAGGCGGCGACGAGCGCCAGCAGAAGGGCACGAGCGCGCATGCGTGACTCTCTCCGTGGGGGTCCAGGCTGCAAGGTGCCTCGTCCTGGGAGAACGAAGAAGCGCCGTCGTCCGTGACGACGCGCCCCTCGCGCGCACGGACCCAGCCGCAACCCCACCGCAACCGTCGTCCACAAGGCCGGCTTGCGTCCTCCCGCCGCCGGGAGCATGCTGGCCCCCGACCTTCGAGGGCGTATCGCTGCGCGCGGCGCTGGCGGCGTCATCACCCCGACGACTCCCTCACCAGGAGCGAGCCTCGGTGACCGTCCCCGACCCCCGGTCCTTGCGCACGTACGCCCGAACGGCGGGCGTTCTCTATCTGCTCATCATCGTGACGGCGGGCTTCGCGGAGGGCTACGTGCGCACCGGCCTCGTGGTCCCGGGTGACGCCGTCTCGACGGCGGATCGCATCCTCGCCTCGCCCGTCCTCTTCCGGCTCGGGTTCTTCGCGGACCTGATCGCCTTCGTGGCCGATGCCGCCGTGGCCGTGCTGCTCTACGTGGTGCTCCGCTCGGCGGGAGAGACCCTCGCGCTGCTCGCCGCGGCCTTCCGTCTGGTCGCCCACCCCGCCATCGCCGCGCTGAATCTCCTTCACCACTTCGGAGCGCTCCTCCTGCTCGAGGGTCGTGGCGCGCTCTCCGGCCTGGACGGGGCAGTCCGCGAGGCCCTGGCGCTGCATTCGCTGGAGCTCCACGGCTACGGCTACGTCCTCGCCGGCGCCTTCTTCGGCGTGCACTGCGCCCTGCTGGCGGTTCTGCTCCATCGCTCCGAGTGGTTCCCCAGCGTGCTGGGCGTGCTGCTGGGGGCTGCGGCGATCGGCTACCTCTTCGAGACGTACGCGGTCTTCGTGCAGCCCGGGCTGGAGGGCGTCGCCGCAGGCCTGGTGGTCGTCACCGCGGGGACCGGCGAGGTGGCGCTTGCCCTGTACCTGTGCTTCCGCGGCGTACGGCCGCAGCGCGCGGCGGCCGCGGCTCCACCGGCCTCGGTTCCGTGACGCGCATCGGCGTCATCGCGGATACGCACGGACTCCTCCGGCCCGGTGCGCTCGAGGCCCTGCGG
This genomic stretch from Gemmatimonadota bacterium harbors:
- a CDS encoding DNA alkylation repair protein encodes the protein MTSRQPPDLTPAHPPSLIDEALHRVRSAPTARVPDLRAVRRAVSWDCRDLRADDVFGLADHLLRSPDVPRWFVYELVSAHPVAMAALDVAALERLGEGMKSWGEVDPFACFLSGVAWREGRIADADIHRWAADADRWWRRAALVSTVPLNLRSRGGTGDVRRTLRVCDLLRADRDDMVVKAMSWAVRALVPHDPGAVRKYIQRYRGELAPRVVREVTHKLETGLKSGARR
- a CDS encoding DUF4386 domain-containing protein — translated: MTVPDPRSLRTYARTAGVLYLLIIVTAGFAEGYVRTGLVVPGDAVSTADRILASPVLFRLGFFADLIAFVADAAVAVLLYVVLRSAGETLALLAAAFRLVAHPAIAALNLLHHFGALLLLEGRGALSGLDGAVREALALHSLELHGYGYVLAGAFFGVHCALLAVLLHRSEWFPSVLGVLLGAAAIGYLFETYAVFVQPGLEGVAAGLVVVTAGTGEVALALYLCFRGVRPQRAAAAAPPASVP